The genome window TGAAGAACGTGCCGCTCGGGCTTTCGCCGTAAGGATTCGCGTCCTCCAGCGGACCGGCCGAGCCGGAGGTGTTCCATTGCTTGCAGGAGGTCACGCAGGCGTGGCAGCCCACGCAGACGTCCAGATCGATGACTAGCGCGAGTTGGGTCATGGGATCACTTGTTGCCGGCGAAATAGGCCTGGACCTTGCGGATGATGCCGGTGCCCGGCATCTGCTTCATGGCGGGGAACCGTGGCCAGACCTCCTTGGGTTCGCCGGGGTCCGCCGGACTGATGCGCACGCGGACGTCGTACCATCCGGCCTGGCCAGTGACCGGATCGCTGTTGGAAACCGTTCCGGCCGGGCCCCCGCCCGGCAGGGGCAGCTCTTCCGAGATCAAATGGTTGAGCAGGAAGCCCTTGCTGGATTCGTCCGCCTGCGGCCCCAGGTTCCAGGCGCCGCGCGACTTGCCGATGGCGTTCCAGGTCCAGACGGTGCCGGGCTCGACCGCCTCGCTGTAGCGGCACATGCATCGCAGCCGGCCCCACTGCGACTCGGCCCATATCCATCCGCCGTCCTCGATTCCGGCGGCGCGCGCCGTGGCCGGATTGACCATGAGGTAGTTGTGGCTGTGGATCTGGCGCAGCCAGGCATTCTGCGAATCCCACGAGTGATACATGGCCATGGGCCGCTGCGTGATGGCGTTGAGCGGATATTTCTCGAGATCGGTCGCGGCGTATTCGAGCGGCGGCGACCAGAAAGGCAGCGGATCGAAGTGGCGTTCGATGCGCGCGCGCAGGTGCGGCGGCGGCTGCTTGCCCGCGCGCCGGCCCTGGGCGGCCAGCCGGAATTCCTGCATGACCGGCGAGTACAGATGGATGCGGATGGGCTCGGGCGCGCCGTTGAATCCGGCCTGCCGGGCAAAGGCAAGATAGTCGCGGTTCCAGTTGCGCATGTACTGCATGCCGGGCGGCAGCTCGTGATGGAACACGCAATGGTTCTCGGCATACTTTTCCCACTGGCGCGGATTGGGCTCGCCGACCAGCGATTTGTCGCCGTTCGCGCCGCGCCAGCCGCCCAGGAAGCCGATGCCCGAACCGGGCGCGGTCTCGTAGCGGACGATGAAATCTTCGTAGCCCTGGTACTTGCGCCCGCCGTCCGGGTCGGTGAACACCGGCAGCTTCAGGCGCCAGCCCAGTTCGATCAGCACCTCCTGGAAAGGCTTGCACTGCCCTTTCGGTGCGACCACGGGTATGCGCACGGAGTCCACCGGGCCGTCGAACTCGGAAATCGGCCGATCGAGCAGCGACATCGCGTCGTGCCGCTCCAGGTAGGTGGTGTCGGGCAGGATCAGGTCGGCGTACTGGGTCATCTCCGAAGCGAATGCATCGCACACCGCGATGAAGGGAATCCGGTAGTCGCCGCCCGGGTCGCGGTCGTTCAGCATGGCCCGCACCTGGGTGGTGTTCATGGTCGAGTTCCACGCCATGTTCGCCATGAAGATCAGCAGGGTGTCGATGCGGTACGGATCGCCGCGCCAGGCGTTGGTGATGACGTTGTGCATCAGGCCGTGGGCCGAGAGCGGATGCTCCCACGAGAACCCCTTGTCTATCCGTATCGGTTCGCCGTCCGGCCCGACGGCAAGGTCGTCGGGGCCGGCCGGGAATCCCAGCGGGGCGGCGCCCAGCGGCGTCATCGGCCGCACCTGGTCCCAGGAGTTCGGCGGCCGCACGCCCGGCGGGATGGCCTTCGGGAACGGCGCCTTGTGGCGGAAGCCTCCGGGCCGGTCTATCGTGCCCAGCAGGCTCATCAGGATGGCCAGCGCGCGAATGGTCTGGAAGCCGTTGGAGTGCGCAGCCAGGCCCCGCATCGCGTGGAACGCCACGGGACGGGCGACGACGCCGGCATGCTCCACGCCGTCGGTATCCGTCCAGGGAATGGGCAGTTCGAACGCGCCGCGCATGGCTGTCTCGCCCATCTCGCGGGCCAGGGCGACGATGCGCGCCGCCGGGATGCCGGTGATGGCGCTGGCCCATTCCGGCGTACAGTCCGCCACGCGTTCGCGCAGGAGCTCGAAGGCGGGCCTGGCGGGCTTGCCCGCCACCTCGCGCTCGCCCTCCAGCGCGTCGCCCGTGCCGACGATAAGGCCGCTGTCCAGATCGACCAGGTCCATGGCATTGGTATGGCGGGCGACGAAATCGCGGTCGAATTCGCCCGTGGCGATCAGTTCCCGGATCAGCGCCATGAAAAGCGCCCCGTCGGTCCCTGGCCGTATCGGGATCCATTCATGGGCGATGGCGGAGTACCCGGTGCGCACGGGATTGATGGAGATGAAGCGGCCGCCGGCGCGCTTGAACTTCGAGATCGCGGTCTTCAGCGGATTGGAATGGTGGTCCTCGGCGGTGCCTATCATGACGAACAGCCTGGCATGCTCCAGGTCCGGGCCGCCGAACTCCCAGAACGAGCCGCCTATGCTGTAGATCATGCCCGCGGCCATGTTGACCGAACAGAATCCGCCATGCGCGGCGTAGTTGGGGGTGCCGAACTGGCGCGCCCAGAGCGCCGTCAGGGCCTGCATCTGGTCGCGGCCCGTGAACAGCGCGAAGCGCTTGGGGTCGGTGGCGCGGATGCGGCCCAGGCGCTCGGTCAGGATGGCATAGACCTCGTCCCAGGAAATCTCGACGTATTCCCCGTCGCCGCGGGCGGTGCCCGGCCGGCGCTTGAGCGGCACCGTGAGCCGCGCGGGCGAGTGCTGCTTCATGATGCCGGACGAGCCCTTGGCGCAGATCTTCCCCTGGTTCAGCGGATGGTCCGGATTGCCGTCGATGTAGCGGACCTCGCCATCGCGCAGGTGTACGCGGATGCCGCAGCGGCAGGCGCACATGTAGCAGGTCGTGTGCTTGACCTCGTTCGCGGCGCCGGGCGCGGGCGGCTCGAGCGGATCGTGGACGGGCGGGGTGGAACGCAGGAAATCAAACATGGCATTCCTTGCGCAAAGGCGTCAGAGCCGCGCCAGCAGTTCCGGGACCGCCTCGAACAGGTCGGCCTCCAGCCCATAGTCGGCAACGCCGAAGATCGGCGCCTCGCCGTCCTTGTTGATCGCCACGATCACCTTGGAATCCTTCATGCCCGCCAGGTGCTGGATGGCGCCCGAGATGCCCGTGGCAATATAGAGCTGCGGCGCCACGACCTTGCCGGTCTGGCCCACCTGCAGGTCGTGCGGGGCATAGCCGGCATCGACGGCGGCGCGGCTGGCGCCGATCGCCGCGCCCAGCTTGTCGGCCAGCGGAGCGATGATCTCGCGGAACCGGTCGGCGCTGCCCAGGCCGCGGCCGCCCGACACCACGACCTTCGCCGCGGTCAGGTCGGGGCGGTCGCTGCTGCTGATCTCACGCCCGGCGAAGCGGCTCTTGCCGTGGCCGGCCACCGCCGGTATGGCTTCGATCGGCGCGTCTGCGCCCGTCGCCGCCACCGGATCGAAGCCCGTGGCACGCACGGTGATCACCTTGACGGGATCGTCGCTCTGCACCGTGGCCAGCGCGTTGCCGGCATAGATGGGCCGCTCGAAGGTGTCCGCGCTTTCCACGCGGACGATGTCGCTGATCTGGGAGACGTCGAGCTTCGCGGCGACGCGGGGCGCGACGCTCTTGCCGCTGGCGTTCGCGGGAAAGAGAATGTGGCTGTAGCCGCCCGCCACGGCAAGCACCTGGGCCGCGACGTTTTCGGCCAGGCCATCGGCCAGGCAGGGCGCCTCGGCCTGCAGTACCCGGGCCACGTCGGCGATCCGGGAAGCGGCCCGCGCGGCTGCGTCCACCCCGCTGCCCGCCACCAATACGTGGACCTCGCCGCCACAGGCGGCGGCCGCCGCGATGGTACACAGCGTGGCGGAACCGATGGAAACGTTGTCGTGCTCGGCAACGACGAGTGCGGCCATGCGACTCTCCCTCAAAGGACCTTGGCTTCGTTGCGCAACCTGTCGACCAGCGTCGCCACGTCGGGCACCCTGGCGGACGCCGTGCGCGGACGCGGCTCGGTGACACGGATCGTGCGCAGGCGCGATCCGGCCTGGACCCCGAGCTCGTCGGGCTTGACGACCTCGATGGCCTTCTTCCTGGCCTTCATGACGTTGGGCAAGGTGACGAAACGCGGCGCATTCAACCTCAGATCGACGGTGACGACGGCGGGCAGGGAGAGCACGACGGTCTCCACGCCCTTGTCCACCTCGCGGGTGACCACCGCCTCGCCGTCCCGCAGCTCGATCCGGCCCGCGAAGGTCGCCTGCGGCAGATCCGCCAACGCCGCCAGCATCTGGCCCGTCTGGTTCGCGTCGTCGTCGATGGCCTGCTTGCCCAGCAGCATGAGCTGCGGCTGTTCCCGATCGGCCAGCGCCTTAAGCAGCTTGGCCACGGCCAGCGGCTGCAGTGCTTCGTCGGTCTCGACCAGGATACCTCGGTCGGCGCCCATGGCCATGGCCGTGCGCAAGGTCTCCTGGCACGCGGCGACGCCGCAGGAGACGGCCACGACCTCGGTGGCGATGCCTTTTTCCTTGAGCCGGACGGCTTCCTCGACGGCGATCTCGTCGAAAGGATTCATGCTCATCTTCGCATTGGCGATGTCCACGCCGGAGCCGTCCGCCTTGACGCGAACCTTCACGTTGTAGTCCACCACCCGCTTGACCGCGACCAATACCTTCATAGCCTCACCTTTGCGCGAGCGCGTCGAGCGAACGGGCCTGTGCCGCCTCGTACAGCGCGATTTCGTCCAGCACCGGCGCCCCCAGGGCGTGCTCGAACGCCGCTTGCGCGGCGTTGCCGGCATAGCTGCGTGGTCCGGTTTCGCCCAGGTTCGACTGGAAGATGCCCGCGGCGCTTACCGGCAGGAAGTCTTCGTAGACGATGGGATCGGCCCGGACCAGGCCGCGCTCGATTTGCGTCTCCAGGGGCAGGCGCGCGCTGACGCCGTCCCGGTTGCCCCGGCCGGTGCGCGCATAGCGGAAGAAAGCCAGCCCCTCGCGCCGCAGCGTGGGCAGATCGTCGGGGAAGTCCTTGAACGCGCCGGCCAGCCGGCCGGCGTAATCCTGCCCCGACGCGCCGCGCCGGGCGCGCGCCAGCAGCGCGTCATAGCGCGCGCGGCCCTTGCGGGTCAGCGCCACGCCGCGCTGCTCGATTTCGCCGAAGCGGGCGGTATGGGTGCCCGGCGCCCGGATGTCCTCGCCCGCGAAGGCGATGCGCTCCTCCAGCGCCTTGAAACTGGTCTGCCTGAGCAGCAGCGCCACCTTGCGCGGCGGCGGCCCTTCGATCACCGTCTTGGCGGCGATGCCCCGCGCCGGCATCGCCGCCTGCACGGCATCGATGTCCAGCGTGCGCGGCGTCAGGTGATTGATGTGCGGTCCCTTGAAGCAGACGACGTCGGCAACCAGGCGATGGGCATCGTGCAGCCTGGCGTAGGTCGCCTTGTCCACCGTGGCCGCGCTGTGCCAGCGGAAGGTCTGCAGCGCCTCGGCCACCAGTTCGTCGGCCTCGGTTCCGGCCAGCCCGCCCTGCCCCTCCGCCCGCTCGACCAGGGCCAGCAGACGGGGGGTGAAGATCCGGCGCCGTTCCAGGATTTCCGTCGCGACCCGGCGCAGGCCGGCATCCTCGATCAGATCCAGGCGCAACAGCGACGTGAACACCCGGAACGGATTGCGCGCCAGGGACGAGTCGTCCACGGGGCGAAAGGCGGTGGCGTGCACGGGCACGCCCGCGATCGACAGATCGTAGTAGCCGACAGGCTGCATGCCCATGACGGCGAAGACGCGCCGCATCGTGGCGAGCTCCCCGGCGGAGCCGAGGCGAATCGCGCCATGGCGCTCGACGCCCAGGCGCTCCAGCTCTCCGGCGCGCGCCAGGCGCTCGCGCAACGACGGATCGCGCCGCAGCGCGGCGGCATTGACGTCCGCGACCAGGTCGAGCAGCGCGCCGTACTGCGGTACCTCGCGCCGGTACATTTCCGACATGCGGCGGGAGAACCGGGTGCGGATCTCGTCGCCGTCGGCGAAACCGGTTGTTTCCATGGGATCTAGCGCGAACGCACGTATTCCGCGGCGGCGTCGCCCGCGACCCGCCCGAAGACGGAGCCCGAGATCAGGCCGCTGCCGCCGGGGTAGTTCGAATAGAACAGTCCCCCCACCATCTCGCCGGCCGTGTAGAGGCCCGGGATGACGCGCGCATCGACGTCCTCCACTTCGGCACGGGCATTGATCTTGAGCCCGCCGAAGGTGAACGTGATGCCGGTGGTGACCGGATAGGCCTCGAACGGACCTTCGT of Pigmentiphaga sp. H8 contains these proteins:
- a CDS encoding electron transfer flavoprotein subunit beta/FixA family protein produces the protein MKVLVAVKRVVDYNVKVRVKADGSGVDIANAKMSMNPFDEIAVEEAVRLKEKGIATEVVAVSCGVAACQETLRTAMAMGADRGILVETDEALQPLAVAKLLKALADREQPQLMLLGKQAIDDDANQTGQMLAALADLPQATFAGRIELRDGEAVVTREVDKGVETVVLSLPAVVTVDLRLNAPRFVTLPNVMKARKKAIEVVKPDELGVQAGSRLRTIRVTEPRPRTASARVPDVATLVDRLRNEAKVL
- a CDS encoding molybdopterin oxidoreductase family protein; the encoded protein is MFDFLRSTPPVHDPLEPPAPGAANEVKHTTCYMCACRCGIRVHLRDGEVRYIDGNPDHPLNQGKICAKGSSGIMKQHSPARLTVPLKRRPGTARGDGEYVEISWDEVYAILTERLGRIRATDPKRFALFTGRDQMQALTALWARQFGTPNYAAHGGFCSVNMAAGMIYSIGGSFWEFGGPDLEHARLFVMIGTAEDHHSNPLKTAISKFKRAGGRFISINPVRTGYSAIAHEWIPIRPGTDGALFMALIRELIATGEFDRDFVARHTNAMDLVDLDSGLIVGTGDALEGEREVAGKPARPAFELLRERVADCTPEWASAITGIPAARIVALAREMGETAMRGAFELPIPWTDTDGVEHAGVVARPVAFHAMRGLAAHSNGFQTIRALAILMSLLGTIDRPGGFRHKAPFPKAIPPGVRPPNSWDQVRPMTPLGAAPLGFPAGPDDLAVGPDGEPIRIDKGFSWEHPLSAHGLMHNVITNAWRGDPYRIDTLLIFMANMAWNSTMNTTQVRAMLNDRDPGGDYRIPFIAVCDAFASEMTQYADLILPDTTYLERHDAMSLLDRPISEFDGPVDSVRIPVVAPKGQCKPFQEVLIELGWRLKLPVFTDPDGGRKYQGYEDFIVRYETAPGSGIGFLGGWRGANGDKSLVGEPNPRQWEKYAENHCVFHHELPPGMQYMRNWNRDYLAFARQAGFNGAPEPIRIHLYSPVMQEFRLAAQGRRAGKQPPPHLRARIERHFDPLPFWSPPLEYAATDLEKYPLNAITQRPMAMYHSWDSQNAWLRQIHSHNYLMVNPATARAAGIEDGGWIWAESQWGRLRCMCRYSEAVEPGTVWTWNAIGKSRGAWNLGPQADESSKGFLLNHLISEELPLPGGGPAGTVSNSDPVTGQAGWYDVRVRISPADPGEPKEVWPRFPAMKQMPGTGIIRKVQAYFAGNK
- a CDS encoding electron transfer flavoprotein subunit alpha/FixB family protein; amino-acid sequence: MAALVVAEHDNVSIGSATLCTIAAAAACGGEVHVLVAGSGVDAAARAASRIADVARVLQAEAPCLADGLAENVAAQVLAVAGGYSHILFPANASGKSVAPRVAAKLDVSQISDIVRVESADTFERPIYAGNALATVQSDDPVKVITVRATGFDPVAATGADAPIEAIPAVAGHGKSRFAGREISSSDRPDLTAAKVVVSGGRGLGSADRFREIIAPLADKLGAAIGASRAAVDAGYAPHDLQVGQTGKVVAPQLYIATGISGAIQHLAGMKDSKVIVAINKDGEAPIFGVADYGLEADLFEAVPELLARL
- a CDS encoding VOC family protein, yielding METTGFADGDEIRTRFSRRMSEMYRREVPQYGALLDLVADVNAAALRRDPSLRERLARAGELERLGVERHGAIRLGSAGELATMRRVFAVMGMQPVGYYDLSIAGVPVHATAFRPVDDSSLARNPFRVFTSLLRLDLIEDAGLRRVATEILERRRIFTPRLLALVERAEGQGGLAGTEADELVAEALQTFRWHSAATVDKATYARLHDAHRLVADVVCFKGPHINHLTPRTLDIDAVQAAMPARGIAAKTVIEGPPPRKVALLLRQTSFKALEERIAFAGEDIRAPGTHTARFGEIEQRGVALTRKGRARYDALLARARRGASGQDYAGRLAGAFKDFPDDLPTLRREGLAFFRYARTGRGNRDGVSARLPLETQIERGLVRADPIVYEDFLPVSAAGIFQSNLGETGPRSYAGNAAQAAFEHALGAPVLDEIALYEAAQARSLDALAQR